In the genome of Quercus robur chromosome 3, dhQueRobu3.1, whole genome shotgun sequence, one region contains:
- the LOC126719095 gene encoding UDP-glycosyltransferase 89A2-like: MSSSSSQSHILVFPYPAQGHMLPLLDLTHQLSLRGLTITILLTPKNLPTLSPLLSSNPSIQTLLLPFPPHPQLPHGVENVRDVGNAGNLPIMAALTNLYDPLLHWFTSHPSPPIAIISDFFLGWTLRLANQLNIPRIVFFSSGAFLASVLYNLWPATNAQALRSLPTLDFPHLPGSPTFKQDHLPSVWRFYNESNPETHFIKDGMLANTASWGCVFNSFHDLEGHYLDYLRKNSRVYGVGPLSLVGITSNGVGRGNPDSHSGNDDHVKTWLDGCPEGSVLYVCFGSQKLLNKQQVEGLASGLEKSKTRFIWVVKTGAEVGFIPDGFEERVTGTGRGVILKGWAPQLMILSHKAVGGFLSHCGWNSVLEAIVGGVMILGWPMEADQFVNAKLLVEDMGVAVWVCEGTNSVPDPDHLARVFDESMLGDSATKVRAKELRDKAFEAVSGCGSSSTDLDALVKDLGQLSSAPTVRE, from the coding sequence atgtcttcttcttcttcgcaGTCACACATCCTGGTGTTCCCCTACCCTGCCCAAGGCCACATGCTCCCACTCCTCGATCTCACTCACCAACTCTCCCTCCGTGGCTTAACCATCACCATCTTACTCACCCCTAAAAACCTCCccactctctctcctctcctctcttcCAACCCTTCCATCCAAACCTTACTCCTTCCTTTCCCTCCCCACCCTCAACTCCCCCATGGCGTCGAGAACGTCAGAGACGTCGGCAACGCCGGAAACCTCCCCATCATGGCTGCCCTCACCAACCTCTACGACCCTCTTCTCCACTGGTTCACTTCCCACCCTTCTCCACCAATCGCCATCATCTCCGACTTCTTCTTGGGCTGGACTCTCCGCCTCGCCAACCAACTCAACATTCCCAGAATCGTTTTCTTCTCCTCCGGTGCGTTTTTGGCCTCCGTACTTTACAACTTGTGGCCTGCCACTAACGCACAAGCTCTTCGTTCTCTACCCACCCTTGATTTTCCTCATCTCCCCGGATCGCCCACCTTTAAGCAGGACCATCTTCCCTCCGTGTGGCGCTTCTATAACGAATCCAACCCCGAGACCCACTTCATCAAAGATGGTATGCTCGCTAATACCGCCAGCTGGGGTTGCGTTTTTAACAGCTTTCATGATTTGGAAGGTCATTACTTGGATTACCTGAGAAAGAACTCTCGGGTCTACGGGGTTGGCCCGTTAAGCTTGGTGGGCATCACTTCCAACGGTGTTGGTCGGGGCAACCCGGATTCTCATTCGGGCAATGATGACCACGTCAAAACGTGGCTTGACGGGTGCCCCGAAGGATCCGTTCTGTATGTGTGTTTCGGGAGTCAGAAGCTGTTGAATAAACAACAGGTGGAGGGTTTGGCTTCCGGGCTAGAAAAGAGTAAGACCCGATTTATATGGGTGGTGAAAACGGGTGCGGAGGTCGGGTTTATCCCGGATGGGTTTGAGGAGCGAGTGACAGGGACTGGGAGGGGTGTGATATTAAAGGGATGGGCCCCACAATTGATGATACTGAGTCACAAAGCAGTGGGTGGGTTTCTGAGTCACTGTGGGTGGAACTCGGTGTTGGAAGCGATAGTGGGAGGGGTAATGATATTGGGTTGGCCAATGGAGGCGGACCAATTTGTGAATGCAAAGCTATTGGTGGAGGACATGGGCGTGGCCGTTTGGGTGTGTGAGGGAACCAACTCTGTGCCTGACCCGGACCACTTGGCAAGGGTCTTTGATGAGTCAATGCTTGGGGATAGTGCCACTAAAGTGAGGGCAAAGGAGTTGAGGGACAAGGCTTTTGAAGCAGTCAGTGGTTGTGGTAGCTCTTCAACGGATTTGGATGCACTTGTCAAAGACTTGGGTCAACTCAGCTCAGCTCCCACCGTGCGTGAGTGA
- the LOC126716466 gene encoding uncharacterized protein LOC126716466 — protein sequence MTPTKFGCLLFVLLSTSLLSLAHSTIDDNAATELIAGTSSKVLLGEFKAATASTNILGIRGRKMAIANVMKPEKKNEHDAVGGTSMISSSNQVAGKCGGEENNGSNFECKKSFSHFSEGVDEAGVIAFNADYHAPKHHPPKNN from the exons ATGACGCCTACAAAGTTCGGATGCCTTTTGTTTGTACTTCTCAGTACTTCATTGCTCTCCTTGGCACATTCAACCATAG atGATAATGCAGCCACGGAACTAATTGCTGGTACAAGTTCAAAG GTACTTCTCGGTGAGTTTAAGGCTGCAACTGCTTCCACCAATATTTTAGGAATCAGGGGAAGGAAAATGGCGATTGCCAATGTCATGAAGccggaaaagaaaaatgagcatGATGCAGTTGGAGGGACCTCAATGATTTCAAGTTCAAACCAAGTTGCTGGGAAATGTGGGGGTGAAGAGAACAATGGCTCAAATTTTGAATGTAAGAAAAGCTTTAGTCATTTTTCTGAAGGGGTTGATGAGGCAGGTGTTATAGCTTTCAATGCTGATTACCATGCCCCAAAGCACCACCCACCTAAGAATAACTAA